TCACGGCTGGCTGCAGCAGTTCGACCGGGCGATGGTGGAGAGGGTGCAGCGGGTTTTTGACGGCAGCAGCGCGGAGGTCTCCTATTACCGCTACAACGAGGACGGTTGGAACATCTCCACGGCGGAGGCCTGCGCGGACTGTCGGTATTTCGATATCCACCGAAAGTCCGATTACGATCCGGATTACGCCGCGGCGGCCCGGGCCGTCGCCTGCCTGGAACTGGTGAAATAACACTTCATGCGCGATCCCCTTCATCTCGTCGTCGACGGCATCATCTACCAGTCCCAGTCCACGGGAGGGATCTCCCGGCTGTTCACGGAGATCCTTCCCCGCATGTGCGCACAGGACGAGGCGGTGGACATGACCCTGTTCGTTGTGGGGAACAGCAGCCAGGCGCTGCCGGTGCATCCGCGGATCCACCCCTTGCGGATTTTCGATCCGCAGCCGTTTCTCCGTCCGTCCTTCCTCTGGCGCTCCCTGGAGGAGCCCGCCCGGAAGGCCATGCTTCGTCTCCGGTTGGGCACCGGCCGCGGCAAGATATGGCATTCGACGTATTTTTCGGAACCGGGACGCTGGGAGGGGAGGCAGGTCTTCACCGTGGCAGACATGATCCACGAGCGATATCCGGAGCTGTTCGGAGGTCCGGGCGGCGACGCCTTCCGGGCCTTGCGGAAGCGCTGCGTTCTCTCGGCCGACGCCGTCCTGTGCATCTCCGAGGCGACCCGCAACGACGTCCGCGATCTGTACGACTGGGATTCCGACAGGCTCCACGTGGTCCACCTGGCCTGCAGCGATTTCTTCCGGCCTCTTCAAGACGAAGAGTCGGGGAACAGTCGATCCGGCGAAAGACCCTTTCTCCTCTATGTAGGTTCCCGAGCTCACTACAAGAACTTCGACAGACTCCTCCGGGCCTACAGCCGCTGGCCGATGAGGCGGGACTTGACGCTCCTCGTCGTCGGACCTCCCTGGACGCCCGGCGAGGTCGAATCCTTGCGGGTGCTGGGCATCTCCGATCATGTGCGCCTGTTCACGAATGTCGACGACGAGGCCCTTTGCAGGCTCTACAACCGGGCCGCGGCCTTTCTCTACCCCTCCCTCTACGAAGGATTCGGCATTCCCCTGCTGGAGGCCATGGCCTGCGGATGTCCCGTGGTGGCTTCCCGGATCGCAACGACGGTGGAGATAGCCGCGGATTGTCCCATCTATTTCGAGGCTCTCGACGGGGATTCCCTGCTGTCCGCCCTCGATCAGGCGATGGAGGAGGGGCGAAATTCGCATCGCACCCGTGCCGGTCTTGCCCATGCCGGCGGGTATTCCTGGGACCGGACGGCCGGTGAAACGCTGCGCGTGTATCGGGGCCTCCAATGACAGCCGGACAGCGACGCCCCATGGGTTCTCCGCAATGAAAAAGGCATTGATCACCGGCATCACCGGACAGGACGGGGCCTACCTGTCCAGGTTCCTGCTGGACAAAGGGTATCGGGTCCTTGGCCTGGTGACCGATTACGACCGCTCGCAACTGGCCAATCTGAAGCAGGTGGGCGTTCTGGACCGTATCTCGCTCGTTTCGGGTGATCTCATGGACCTGGTGCGATTGAGAGATCGGATGGAGGATCTGCGGCCGGACGAGGTTTATCACCTCGCCGCCCAGAGTTCCGTCGCCCAGTCTTTTCAGACCCCTGTCGATACGGTTACGTTCAACATCCAGAGCACCCAGCACCTGCTGGAGTCGATCCGCACCCTGGACCTGCCTGCCCGGTTTTACCAGGCCTCCTCCAGCGAGATGTACGGCCGGGTCAGGAACCTGCCGGTCATGGAAGAGTCGGTCTTCCATCCCGTCAGTCCCTACGCCATCTCCAAGGCGGCGGGCCACTGGCTGGCCGTCAACTACCGGGAGGCTTACGGACTCTTCTGCTGCTGCGGCATCCTCTTCAACCATGAATCGGTGCTTCGGCCCCCCAACTACGTGACCAAGAAGATCGTTTCCGCGGCGGTCCGGATTTCACGGGGCTCCCGCGAAAAACTGACCCTGGGGAACGTGGAGATCCGCCGGGACTGGGGTTATGCCCCGGAGTACGTCAAATCCATGTGGCTCATGCTCCAGCAGGACGAGCCGGACGAATACGTCATCGCCACGAGCGAGGCCCACAGCCTGCGCAGCTTTGCCGCCGCCGCCTTCTCCTGCCTCGACCTGGACTGGGAGGAGCACACCGTGATCGACCGGAGCCTCTTCCGGCCGTCCGACATCGACCTGATCTATGGCAATCCCGCCAAGGCCAGGAACAGGCTGGGCTGGGAATACGACATGACCTTCGATCAACTCGTCCGGCGGCTTGTGGAAGAGGAAATGGCCCACCAGGAAGAGATTCAGCCGGGTTGATGCCGAAGGCCATGGCAGACATCGCTTCCACGCCTTCGATACACGAGCTTCCCCCGCCTCCCCCGGGCCGGTCGGGCTGGCCCTGGACGGAGGGATGCCCGGCCCTTCCGCCGCTTCTGCCGGACGGTTCCCCCTGGCCCCGGATCAGCATTGTGACGCCCTCCTTCAACCAGGGTATTTTTCTGGAGGAGACCATCCGCTCGGTCCTCCTGCAGGGGTATCAGAACCTGGAATACATCGTCGTCGACGGCGGCAGCACCGACGGCAGCATCGATGTCATCCGCCGCTACGATCCCTGGCTGGCCTTCTGGGCCAGCGAATCCGACGAAGGTCAGACGGATGCGATCCGGAAGGGAGTGCGGCAGTCGTCCGGCGAGATCCTGGCGTGGCTGAACTCGGACGATCTGTATTGCCCGGACGCCCTCAAGACCGCCGGAGCTTTTCTGGCCGCACATCCGGGTACGGGACTCCTCTACGGTGACTGCGAGATGATCGACGAAGGAGGACGCGTGACGGGCAAATTCTCCGTCCGGCAGGGAGACCTGGCGGCGCTGCTCGGCGAGAACTATATCCCCCAGCCCAGTGCTTTCTGCCGCCGGGAGGCTTGGGAGGCTGTCGGGGGGCCCGATCCGGCCCTCCAGTACGTCATGGATTACGACCTCTGGATCCGGCAGATCCTGAACGGTGTCCGGGCCTCCTATCTGCCGTCGGTTCTCTCCCGTTTCCGTTACCATGCCGTGTCCAAGTCCGGCGTTCTTTCCGTGGAATTCGGTTATGAGCTCCTGGACGTCCTGGACAGGATTTCCGTCTCCTGCCAGGACCCGCCGGTCCGCCGGGCGCTGCTGGAAGCCTACTCCCGGGCGTTCCGGACCATCCTTTCCCTTCACGAGCAGACGTCCTCCGATGAGCATCATCTCCACGAGGATTGGCTCCGGGTCTTGAAACGCTGGTCCGATCACCTGGAGGATCGCCGGGCAGAGTACCGGCCTTTCGGCCGGCTGCCGGCAGACGGGTATTACGCCATCGGGAAGCATTACTGCCTGCTGGGGCGTATGAAGGAGGGAAGATCCTGTCTCCGGAAAGCCAGGGAAGTCGGAGGAAAGGCCTTCAACCGGGTCCTGCCGGCGCGGCTTGCCGCATCCCTGGGTGCTCGTTCCTTCCGCTGGTATCATGAAGGCTGTTTGGCTTTTTCCCGGGTCCTGACGGCCGGCAAGTCCTGATGGGCAAGCGCGTTCTCCTCTGTGCCGAGTGGTATGCCCCCAGCGTCGGCGGCGTTCAGAAAGTGGTCCGGGAACTCGGCGAAGGACTGGTGCGGCGCGGCCATGATGTAACGGTGGCGACGACGAGCATCGACGGCCGCCCGGGCACATTGCCGGGCGGGGTTGCTGTCCGGGGCTTCGATGTCTCCGGCAACCTCGTCCTGGGAGTCCGGGGAGAGGCGGAGGAATACCGGCAGTTCGTTCTCGACGGCGGATTCGACGCGCTTCTCGTTTATGCCGCCCAGCAGTGGACGTTCGACGCCCTCTGGCCGATCCTTCCGCAGGTTCAGGCCCGCAAGATCCATGTCCCCTGCGGGTACTCATGCCTGTACGAGCCTTCCTATGAAGACTACTTCCGCCGGATGCCCGATATTCTGCGGCAGTTCGACCACCTGGTCTTCAACGCCACGGATTATCGGGATATCCAGTTTGCCAGGGAAAACGGTCTGGAGCGGTTTTCCGTCC
The sequence above is drawn from the Syntrophaceae bacterium genome and encodes:
- a CDS encoding glycosyltransferase, producing MADIASTPSIHELPPPPPGRSGWPWTEGCPALPPLLPDGSPWPRISIVTPSFNQGIFLEETIRSVLLQGYQNLEYIVVDGGSTDGSIDVIRRYDPWLAFWASESDEGQTDAIRKGVRQSSGEILAWLNSDDLYCPDALKTAGAFLAAHPGTGLLYGDCEMIDEGGRVTGKFSVRQGDLAALLGENYIPQPSAFCRREAWEAVGGPDPALQYVMDYDLWIRQILNGVRASYLPSVLSRFRYHAVSKSGVLSVEFGYELLDVLDRISVSCQDPPVRRALLEAYSRAFRTILSLHEQTSSDEHHLHEDWLRVLKRWSDHLEDRRAEYRPFGRLPADGYYAIGKHYCLLGRMKEGRSCLRKAREVGGKAFNRVLPARLAASLGARSFRWYHEGCLAFSRVLTAGKS
- a CDS encoding GDP-mannose 4,6-dehydratase — its product is MKKALITGITGQDGAYLSRFLLDKGYRVLGLVTDYDRSQLANLKQVGVLDRISLVSGDLMDLVRLRDRMEDLRPDEVYHLAAQSSVAQSFQTPVDTVTFNIQSTQHLLESIRTLDLPARFYQASSSEMYGRVRNLPVMEESVFHPVSPYAISKAAGHWLAVNYREAYGLFCCCGILFNHESVLRPPNYVTKKIVSAAVRISRGSREKLTLGNVEIRRDWGYAPEYVKSMWLMLQQDEPDEYVIATSEAHSLRSFAAAAFSCLDLDWEEHTVIDRSLFRPSDIDLIYGNPAKARNRLGWEYDMTFDQLVRRLVEEEMAHQEEIQPG
- a CDS encoding glycosyltransferase family 4 protein; the protein is MRDPLHLVVDGIIYQSQSTGGISRLFTEILPRMCAQDEAVDMTLFVVGNSSQALPVHPRIHPLRIFDPQPFLRPSFLWRSLEEPARKAMLRLRLGTGRGKIWHSTYFSEPGRWEGRQVFTVADMIHERYPELFGGPGGDAFRALRKRCVLSADAVLCISEATRNDVRDLYDWDSDRLHVVHLACSDFFRPLQDEESGNSRSGERPFLLYVGSRAHYKNFDRLLRAYSRWPMRRDLTLLVVGPPWTPGEVESLRVLGISDHVRLFTNVDDEALCRLYNRAAAFLYPSLYEGFGIPLLEAMACGCPVVASRIATTVEIAADCPIYFEALDGDSLLSALDQAMEEGRNSHRTRAGLAHAGGYSWDRTAGETLRVYRGLQ